In Niallia sp. FSL W8-0635, one genomic interval encodes:
- the cas2 gene encoding CRISPR-associated endonuclease Cas2: MFVIITYDVNEKRVGKVCKKLREYLDWTQNSVFEGEITIGKYTQCMSELNNIVNKETDSIYVYQVKNPRNIKKIVHGREKNPFDLFL, from the coding sequence ATGTTTGTTATTATTACTTATGATGTAAACGAAAAAAGAGTCGGAAAAGTTTGTAAAAAACTTAGAGAATATCTTGATTGGACACAAAATTCTGTTTTTGAAGGAGAAATAACAATTGGAAAATATACGCAATGTATGTCAGAATTAAATAATATAGTAAACAAAGAAACAGATTCCATATATGTCTACCAAGTGAAAAATCCACGTAATATAAAAAAGATTGTACATGGTAGAGAAAAGAATCCATTTGATCTCTTTTTGTAG
- a CDS encoding cell wall hydrolase, giving the protein MNKLKKLIVAAGLVLSISAFTLIDQAEAATNRTIQSGDTYWKVAKGFGIPVSDLMKANNNKPLITGQNIILPNATVSPADKDLMARLVRAEAVGEPYAGKVAVAVVVLNRVKSKQFPNTIRNVIYEKSNGYYAFTPVQNGEINKAADAISKRAVNEAIALGGQGNGSLYFFNPKTATSNWILTREATVTIGNHRFAR; this is encoded by the coding sequence TTGAATAAATTAAAGAAGCTAATAGTAGCCGCTGGATTAGTGTTATCTATTTCAGCTTTTACATTAATAGATCAAGCAGAGGCAGCGACGAACCGGACGATTCAGTCTGGGGACACTTATTGGAAAGTGGCAAAGGGATTTGGGATTCCTGTTAGTGATTTAATGAAAGCTAATAATAATAAACCATTAATTACTGGTCAAAATATCATTCTACCAAATGCAACAGTTTCCCCTGCGGATAAAGATTTAATGGCACGTTTAGTAAGAGCGGAAGCGGTTGGTGAACCATATGCTGGGAAGGTTGCGGTGGCAGTTGTTGTCTTGAATCGTGTGAAAAGTAAGCAATTTCCTAATACGATTCGTAATGTAATCTATGAGAAATCAAATGGATATTATGCATTTACACCAGTTCAAAATGGGGAAATTAATAAAGCTGCTGACGCCATATCAAAAAGAGCAGTAAATGAAGCAATCGCTTTAGGTGGACAAGGAAATGGTTCTCTGTATTTCTTTAATCCAAAAACAGCTACAAGTAACTGGATTTTAACACGTGAAGCAACCGTTACAATAGGAAATCATCGTTTTGCTAGATAA
- a CDS encoding serine/threonine protein kinase has protein sequence MKWSYLTRWIFDKPLKSGTSLNIYEVKKCLGLGAYGIIYLCTDNRSGKKYVVKQLRPSKGKKQRERERFKDEAELLRKIDYPAIPALVDEFKINNQHYYVMEYVDGDNIEDLLFFHNQKFTEIEALQIMKQLLSILSYLHQHNIFHTDIRPPNVIVKQEKVHLIDFGLAVVEDNEKAVRNYRQDDYYDCGQMILFLMYSQFKGKKSKKRTWLEELSLHPETVILLKKMLGIAEPYINVNEIEKDLNNALEALKEPKSI, from the coding sequence TTGAAATGGAGTTATTTAACTCGTTGGATCTTTGATAAACCATTAAAGAGCGGAACTAGCTTAAACATATATGAAGTCAAAAAATGTCTTGGCTTAGGTGCATATGGGATCATTTATTTGTGCACAGATAATCGTTCAGGAAAAAAATATGTAGTTAAACAATTACGACCAAGTAAAGGGAAAAAACAGCGAGAACGTGAGAGATTTAAGGATGAAGCAGAATTACTTAGAAAAATAGATTATCCTGCGATTCCAGCTTTAGTGGATGAATTTAAGATAAATAATCAACATTATTATGTAATGGAATATGTAGATGGAGACAATATAGAAGATTTATTATTTTTTCATAATCAAAAGTTTACAGAAATAGAAGCACTACAAATAATGAAACAACTTCTTTCTATTCTAAGTTATCTTCATCAGCATAATATCTTTCATACAGATATTAGACCACCTAATGTGATCGTTAAACAAGAAAAAGTGCACTTGATTGACTTTGGGCTTGCGGTAGTGGAAGACAATGAGAAAGCAGTAAGGAATTATCGTCAAGATGATTACTATGACTGTGGTCAAATGATTTTGTTTTTAATGTATTCCCAGTTTAAAGGGAAGAAAAGCAAGAAACGTACATGGTTAGAGGAATTGTCATTGCATCCTGAAACGGTCATACTGCTCAAAAAGATGTTAGGAATAGCTGAGCCATATATCAATGTGAACGAAATAGAAAAAGATCTAAATAATGCGCTGGAAGCTTTAAAAGAACCCAAAAGCATATAG
- a CDS encoding LLM class flavin-dependent oxidoreductase, which translates to MKYGFWLPIFGGWLRNVENEKMPPTFEYAKEVIQSGEKWGYDTTLIAELYLNDIKGPEKDSLEAWSTAAALAAVTEKIEIMTAIRPGFHNPAVAAKMAANIDHISNGRFTLNVVSAWWEQEARQYGGVFTEHDDRYERTQEFIDILKGLWTEETFSYKGKYYEISNTKLSPKPVQKPNPILYAGGESPKGKEIIAKNCDAYVMHGGTVEEIAVKIKGMQEERQKYGKEPFSSFGIAAYVICRDTEEEAQKELERITDVKESSAYAGFDDFVNKSQLEQKIKLYDYSVSNRGLRPNLIGTPEQIAKKILDYEEAGVDLLLLQFSPQLEEMKDFSEKVMPLVETLRKEREVTS; encoded by the coding sequence ATGAAATATGGATTTTGGCTACCTATTTTTGGGGGATGGCTAAGAAATGTAGAAAATGAGAAAATGCCGCCGACGTTTGAATATGCGAAAGAAGTAATTCAAAGTGGAGAGAAATGGGGATACGATACTACTTTAATAGCCGAACTATATTTAAATGATATTAAAGGTCCTGAAAAAGATTCTCTAGAAGCATGGTCAACAGCTGCCGCTTTAGCTGCTGTTACGGAAAAGATAGAAATTATGACTGCGATTAGACCAGGTTTCCATAATCCTGCTGTTGCAGCAAAAATGGCTGCAAACATTGATCATATTAGCAATGGGAGATTTACGTTAAATGTTGTTTCCGCATGGTGGGAGCAAGAAGCTAGGCAATATGGCGGAGTTTTCACAGAGCATGATGATCGCTATGAGCGTACACAGGAATTTATTGATATATTAAAAGGATTATGGACAGAAGAAACGTTTAGCTATAAAGGAAAATACTATGAGATTTCTAATACAAAACTATCACCAAAGCCAGTTCAAAAGCCAAATCCAATCCTGTATGCAGGTGGGGAAAGTCCAAAAGGGAAAGAGATTATTGCCAAAAACTGTGATGCCTATGTGATGCATGGTGGTACGGTGGAAGAAATTGCGGTGAAGATTAAAGGAATGCAGGAAGAAAGACAAAAATATGGGAAAGAACCATTTTCTTCTTTTGGTATAGCTGCCTATGTTATTTGCCGCGATACAGAAGAAGAAGCACAAAAAGAGTTAGAGAGAATCACAGATGTAAAAGAGTCGTCTGCTTATGCAGGCTTTGATGATTTTGTTAATAAGTCTCAATTAGAACAGAAAATTAAATTATATGATTACTCGGTTTCCAACCGTGGCTTGCGTCCGAATTTAATCGGAACACCTGAACAAATAGCGAAAAAAATACTAGATTATGAGGAAGCGGGAGTAGATTTATTATTACTACAATTTTCCCCTCAGCTTGAGGAAATGAAAGACTTTTCCGAAAAGGTTATGCCGTTAGTGGAGACATTACGTAAAGAAAGAGAAGTGACTAGTTGA
- a CDS encoding ATP-grasp domain-containing protein: MSKIYVIHENSEWTVHLTKRLDELNLPYEEWDLSEGSFDLLQEPPEGIFYSRMSASSHTRGHRYAAEYTAAVLEWLESHGRTVVNGSSALKLEVSKAAQYAALQKHGITTPRTLVATGKEHIIAAAKQLGDPSFITKHNRAGKGLGVRLFHSIKELEAYVEGPEFEVPVDGITLIQQYIETPDQSITRCEFVGGKFVYAVKVDTAGGFELCPADACQIDDLFCPVGEQVEEKPSFTIQQGFNEPIIEKYEQFLASQGILVAGIEFMKDHNGTIYTYDINTNTNYNADAEKVAGIYGMLRLATYLGDELSSRYGVSK; encoded by the coding sequence ATGAGTAAAATTTATGTAATTCATGAAAATAGTGAATGGACGGTTCATTTAACAAAAAGATTAGATGAATTAAATTTACCTTATGAAGAATGGGATTTATCAGAGGGGAGCTTTGATTTACTTCAAGAGCCTCCAGAAGGAATCTTCTATAGCAGAATGAGTGCTTCTTCTCATACACGTGGTCATCGGTATGCTGCTGAATATACGGCTGCGGTATTAGAATGGCTTGAATCTCATGGGAGAACGGTAGTAAATGGTAGTAGCGCATTAAAATTAGAGGTGAGTAAAGCAGCGCAATATGCTGCATTACAAAAACATGGCATAACTACTCCAAGAACATTAGTGGCAACAGGGAAAGAACATATTATTGCAGCTGCAAAGCAGTTGGGAGATCCTTCCTTTATAACAAAGCATAACCGAGCAGGAAAAGGTTTGGGTGTACGTTTATTCCATTCTATCAAAGAATTAGAAGCATATGTTGAGGGACCAGAATTTGAGGTACCAGTCGATGGTATTACCTTAATCCAGCAATACATTGAAACACCAGATCAATCGATTACAAGATGCGAATTTGTTGGCGGAAAATTCGTTTATGCAGTCAAGGTAGATACAGCAGGAGGCTTCGAGCTTTGCCCAGCAGATGCGTGCCAAATAGATGATCTATTTTGCCCAGTAGGTGAACAAGTGGAAGAAAAACCGAGCTTTACGATTCAACAAGGCTTCAATGAACCAATCATCGAAAAATACGAACAATTTTTAGCATCACAAGGTATATTAGTTGCTGGAATTGAATTCATGAAAGATCATAACGGTACAATTTATACGTATGATATCAACACAAATACAAACTATAATGCAGATGCAGAAAAAGTAGCTGGCATATATGGAATGCTTAGACTAGCGACCTATTTAGGGGATGAGTTGAGCAGTAGATATGGCGTTTCGAAGTAG
- a CDS encoding glycine betaine ABC transporter substrate-binding protein, producing MYLSLLSIAIAIVISVPLGIYLTRHRKIADSIIGVAGVFQTIPSLALLVFLVPFIGTGKLPAIIALTVYGLLPILRNTYLGIVGVERSAIEAGVGMGMTNRQVLWMVELPLSLRVIMGGIRTATVLIIGVATIAGLIGAGGLGDLIFRGLQTYNTGLILAGAVPSALLAIIFDYLLKLLEEDVTPRGLHQNKKANKNKSRIRIWIIAAIIVLLPLSTVIANFSNVKSGKDTITITGKNFTEQEIMVYVMGHLIEEHTDLQVNYESFLGGTAPAFEGVNTGNYDMYMEYTGTGLLSILKEDMVSDPDEAYDIVKKKFKEDYNLVWLEPFGFNNTYTLTLRKEDAEKYNIKTISELKQMAPQLTLGSEPEFLEREDGYPGLIDTYGIEFKNTQAMDSGIMYSAIKNGDVDVIDAFSTDGRIPAFDLQVLEDDQNFFPPYYATPVIRADTLEKHPELEEVLGMLVGKIDNEKMQELNARVDIDKEQYEDVAVDFLKEEGLIE from the coding sequence ATGTATCTTTCTCTTCTTTCAATTGCTATTGCAATTGTAATTTCTGTTCCTCTAGGAATCTATTTAACTCGCCACAGAAAAATAGCAGACTCTATTATTGGAGTTGCTGGCGTCTTTCAAACAATACCAAGTCTTGCCCTACTAGTGTTTTTAGTCCCTTTCATCGGAACTGGTAAGCTTCCAGCAATTATCGCTTTAACTGTTTATGGTTTATTACCGATTTTACGTAATACATATTTAGGGATTGTTGGGGTAGAACGTTCCGCAATAGAAGCTGGTGTTGGGATGGGTATGACCAATCGCCAAGTGCTGTGGATGGTTGAATTACCTTTATCCTTAAGAGTCATCATGGGAGGAATCCGGACCGCAACTGTCTTAATTATTGGTGTCGCAACGATAGCTGGACTAATTGGAGCAGGTGGACTGGGTGATTTAATCTTCCGTGGTTTACAAACATACAATACTGGTCTTATACTCGCTGGCGCTGTTCCTTCTGCACTCTTGGCGATTATATTTGATTATTTATTGAAACTTCTTGAAGAAGATGTTACCCCTCGAGGTTTACATCAAAATAAAAAAGCGAATAAAAATAAAAGTCGTATTCGAATATGGATTATTGCAGCAATAATTGTCCTCCTTCCACTATCAACTGTCATTGCAAATTTCAGCAATGTAAAAAGTGGAAAAGACACCATCACAATCACCGGTAAAAATTTCACTGAACAAGAAATTATGGTTTACGTCATGGGGCATCTGATTGAAGAGCACACAGATTTACAAGTAAACTATGAATCTTTTCTTGGCGGGACAGCTCCAGCATTTGAAGGAGTTAACACCGGCAATTATGATATGTACATGGAGTATACTGGAACAGGATTACTCAGCATTCTAAAGGAAGATATGGTCAGTGACCCCGATGAAGCCTATGACATTGTAAAAAAGAAATTCAAAGAAGATTACAATTTAGTTTGGCTAGAGCCATTCGGTTTTAACAACACATACACCTTAACGCTTCGTAAAGAAGATGCCGAAAAGTATAATATAAAAACGATTTCGGAATTAAAACAAATGGCCCCACAACTTACCTTAGGCTCTGAACCAGAATTCCTTGAAAGAGAGGATGGTTACCCTGGTCTCATTGATACGTATGGAATAGAATTTAAAAATACACAAGCAATGGACTCAGGCATTATGTATAGTGCCATTAAAAATGGAGATGTTGATGTAATTGATGCATTTTCAACAGATGGACGCATCCCTGCATTTGATCTACAGGTTTTAGAAGACGATCAAAACTTCTTCCCTCCTTACTATGCTACACCTGTAATTAGAGCAGACACATTAGAAAAACATCCAGAATTAGAAGAAGTACTTGGCATGCTTGTCGGAAAAATTGACAATGAAAAAATGCAAGAGCTAAATGCACGTGTCGATATTGATAAAGAGCAATATGAAGATGTTGCTGTGGATTTTTTGAAAGAGGAAGGGTTAATTGAATAG